The nucleotide window CTAGAAATAGGATAATGCAGAGAATAAAAATGATCCAAACGGTCATGCAATAATCAGTTCTTCTATTTAACTATAGAGTATTGGGAAGTTGCAAAGGTATTTAATTTCAACTTTACAAGAATTTTTATCTGTGCCCAAAAACAAATAATAATGACGAAAATCAACTTTTCAAAAAATATCCTGTAATATCTTGTGGTTTGAAAACTTAGACAAAATCCTAACGCTATAAATACGTATTAATATTTGTATTATTGTAACTTCTGAAGTTACAATTTCACTAAAAATATGATTAGGCTACTTTTTTTTTACGCATGTTTTTTTGGCGGTATCATTTGTTATCTTCTTGGTTTTAATGGAATGTTAGATGACAAAATTCCTTTAAAAGTTGAGGAGTTAAATAGGATTGGTGACAAAGTTGAAACTTTTAATTTGGTGTGGGCAGATGAGTTTGAAATGGACGGTGCACCGGATAAAACCAAATGGGGTTTTAATATTGGTAATGGCTCAAATGGTTGGGGAAATAATGAGTCTCAATATTATACGGATCGTCTAGACAATGCTAAAATTGATAATGGACATTTGGTCATAACAGCCAAAAAAGAAGCAATAAACAATTTTGATTATTCTTCTGCTAGAATGCTCACTAAGGACAAATTTGAATTTACCCATGGTAAGATAGAAATTCGAGCAAAATTGCCAAATGGTGGAGGTACTTGGCCAGCATTTTGGTTGCTTGGAGCGAATGTCGATGAAGTAGGTTGGCCAAAATGTGGAGAAATAGATATTATGGAACATGTTGGCAACAATTTGAATACCGTTCAAAGTGCAATACATACGCCTTCTAGTTTTGGAAACACTTCAAATTTAGGAGGTCAGAATATTGACAATGTTTCGGGTGAATTTCATATCTATACCTTGGAATGGACAAATGAGGAACTCATTTTTGCTGTTGACAATAATGTCCATTACACTTATAATCCATCAGAAATTAATGACAAAACATGGCCTTTTAATGAAGACATGTTTATTATTCTAAATATAGCTATGGGAGGTAATCTTGGAGGCAAGATCGATCCAGAATTTAAAGAAGCAAAGATGCTTATAGATTATGTTCGGGTATACCAGAAATAAATTTTATTCTCAATTCACTATAAAAATTTCTACTAACTTCTTGGTTAATTAAATAAACAAACATGAAAATTATATCTCGATTCATCATTGTCGTCTTATTAAGTATTTCTACATCTTCTTTTGCATTTAAAGCCAAAGAAAATTTACATAAAGCAGATTCGACTGATAATAAAACTGTGAATATTATCGAAACTAAAATAGATTCATTACTAGGCATAATGACTTTAGAGGAAAAAATAGGGCAAATGAATCAATATACAGGTTTTTGGGATGTTACGGGTCCTGCTCCAAAAGAGGGTTCGGCCGCCACTAAATATGATGATCTTCGCAAAGGTCTTATTGGTTCTATGCTTAATGTAACGGGCGCGGAACAGGTAAGGGCACTTCAAAAAATTGCAGTTGAAGAAACCCGTTTGGGAATTCCTTTAATTATAGGTTTTGATGTAATACACGGGTATAAAACAGTGAGCCCTATTCCATTAGCAGAATCAGCCAGCTGGGATTTAGAGGCTATTAAAAAATCAGCTGAAGTTGCCGCACTGGAAGCTGCAGCATCAGGCATTAACTGGACGTTTGCCCCTATGGTTGATATTTCAAGAGACCCGAGATGGGGAAGAGTTATGGAAGGAGCGGGAGAAGATACCTATTTGGGGAGTAAAATTGGAGTTGCTAGAGTTATGGGGTTTCAAGGTGATGATTTAAGTTCTAAACGCACAATAGCGGCCTGTGCAAAGCATTTTGCGGGATACGGTTTTGCTGAATCAGGTAAAGACTATAATACTGTGGACGTGGGTACTTCAACTTTATTTAATATCATATTACCTCCCTTCAAAGCTGCTAGTGATGCAGGTGTTGCCACATTTATGAACTCGTTTAATGAGCTTAATGGAATTCCTGCTACAGGTAATAGTTTCCTTCAAAGAGATATATTAAAAGGGAAGTGGAATTTTGATGGATTTGTTGTTTCCGATTGGGGTTCTATAATGGAAATGCTAAACCACCGTTATGTGGCAACAGGTAAAGATGCTGCAGAATTAGCCCTATTGGCTGGTTCGGATATGGATATGGAATCTCATTTATATATAGAACATATAGCTGATTTAGTGGAAAATAATGAGGTTTCGATTGGCTTAATTGATGATGCAGTGAAAAGAATTTTGCGAATAAAGTTCCAATTGGGCTTATTTGATGATCCCTACAGGTATTGCGATCCAAATTTTGAAAAAGAAACCATTGGAAGTAGACCAGTTCAAGATGCAGTCTTGGATATGGCAAAAAAGTCTATTGTTTTATTAAAAAATGAAGGAAATATTCTGCCGCTTGAAAAGTCTGGGTTGAATGTGTTGGTTGTCGGCCAACTAGCAAGGGATAAAACTAGTCCTTTAGGCAATTGGCGTTTAGGAGCAGATAATGGTACAGCTGTTTCACTACTTGAAGGTCTTCAGAAATATGATGGTAATAATTACACCTTTATCGAAGGTCCCAAAATGTTTGATGAAGAATTTTCGTTTCCAAAAGAAATTAAGATAAATAATAATGATTTATCCGGTCTTCAGGAAGTTATCAGTGCCGCTAGGAATGCAGATGTTGTTCTCTTGGCTTTTGGAGAACATGCATTTCAATCTGGTGAAGGAAGAAGTCAATCCCATATTTCCCTGCCTGGTGTACAGCAAGAGGCTATGGAAGAAATTTATAAGGCAAATAAGAACGTTGTATTGTTACTTCACAATGGGAGGCCATTAGCCATTGACTGGGCAGATAAGAATATTCCGGGTATTTTGGATGTTTGGCAATTAGGAACTCAAAGTGGAAATGCAATTGCAGAAGTAATTTATGGAGATTATAACCCTAGTGGAAAGCTCCCAATGACCTTTCCTAAATCGGTAGGGCAAATTCCGGTATACTACAATCATAAAAGTACCGGTAGACCAAAATTACCTGCACCCGATGAGGTGTTTTGGTCTCATTATACAGATATCGATAATGAACCGCTTTATCCGTTTGGTTATGGTTTAAGCTACACTACTTTTTCCTATTCTAACCTTAATGTAGATAAAGTCGAAAAAAACAAGGTTACTGTATCCTTTGAAATTAAGAATACTGGTAAACGCGAGGGTAGGGAGGTAGCCCAACTTTATATCCAAGATGTGGTAGGGAGTGTTACGCGTCCGGTTAGAGAATTGAAGGGGTTTGAATTAGTTAACCTTAAATCTAATGAAACCAAAAAGGTAACAATCCAACTCACAGAAAATGAATTAGGTTTTTACAATAATGATGGGAATTTTATTGTTGAACCAGGGGATTTTAAGGTATTTGTTGGCGGTAGTTCCAATACACAATTAGAAGGAGCCTTCAAATTAGATTAGGCTTATTCCTCAACTTTAAAACCTTGGATTGCTTTATTAGGCTCCATGATGGTAAAACCATTCCAAAAATTAGGGTCATATGCCGGCATATAAGTCGGCATAAAGATCTTTTCTGGAGTTATGCCTTCGTATTCTGAGGAACTGATGGTTTCTTGATCGAAAACAACTAATTCATATTTGGAGGTTTGCCTTCCGTCTATTAATAAATCCATGGAAAGCTCATTTTGTTTTCGAGGCCCTGAAACTTTTTTGTTTTTTTCAATTACTTTCAAAGGCCGGTCTACTTTAAAATAACTGCCTTCCACTAGTTCTAAGTACTTAGGGTTATATTTTCCATTTTCATCCTTTGAAAACAACATTTTCCCCTCATAGCGTATCCGCCTATAAACTATTCCGAATAGATTAAAATTACTAAGTCGTTTTACATTTTTAAAGTCTAATCGTACAATACCAAAATCCTGTACGTCTATATACATTGTACCTGAATAATCCTTACTGCCTTTTGGCTCGAAGTTTATTATATAAACAGGATTGTCGTTTATTGTAGAAAATCCTGTTTTGGTGAATCTATATCTGTTATCCTTTTCGAGAACATCAAATTGTGCATCCTCATTTAAGAACAATGCATTGTATAATTTTGAAATCTGTCCTTTTACTGAATTGTAAAAATTGTCGTTTGGTTTTGGCGGTGTTGTGTCTAGCTTCTCCTCTAATTCCTCATTAAAATCTTCCTCTAGCTCATCAACATCTACTTTGGTGCCAATAATACCTGATTTAATTTTTAAATAGGAGCTAGATTTCACATTTTCTTTAAAAATCTGTTGCAACTTTTCAAGGACGCCATCGGCCGTTAAGTCTTTATTTTTATCGTATAGTTCGGCGCCTTTACCAATATCTAATTTTAGTTTCGAATAATTTCCATAGGCAGTACCTGCCATCTCCCTATAATAATTACTCTGCTTGGGGATTTTTGCCCCCAATTCATTAAACAGCTGTTGGTTAAGTTCTGTAATGGTTGATTCCTTTATATCAAAATCAATATTGTCAAGATTATTCAGCTCACTTTTCCGTATAAAAAATTTTCTCGATGTAAAATCTTTATTGTAATTCTTATCTAATCGTTCCTTTACTTTTTCTATAACTTCCTCTGCGGTTAGGGGATTGTCCGTTAAAAAAACCTGCTCTAGGTTTATTGTATTTTCAATGAGTTCTAGGGTATTAGGGAGGGGATCTGCTAATGCATAGTTTTTTGAATTGTAACCCATATAAGAGACTGTTAAAGAATCGGTAGCTTGAGGCTTTTTTTTCAAAACAAAACCGAATACACCCTCCTCATTTGTAATTACACCTTGATTCTTTCCAAATTTTATGGTGGCATATGCGAGTGGTTCTTTGGTCTTTGAATCTATAACCTGAGAATGGTATTCTTGGGAGTATGTAGCGATGCTTATGAAATAGAAAAAAATTAGATAGAGTTTTTTCACCTAAACTGGTTTTTATTAATAGATGGTAAATTGGTTAAAAAGGTTGCCTAAACGGTATTTAATTGACGAATTAAAATTAGGTTTGTTACAATTTATTGCAAAACAGTTATTTATATAAATTGTATAAATGTGAAAATGAAAAACCCACTCTTAAAGTGGGTTTTATTTTGTGTCAAAATTAGTCAAGTATATATTACTATACGGTTACCATGACTTTAACAAAATTCTTAATCCTGAGCGGACTAGTTTAACATCACCTCCATTTTCCCTATGTTCTGCCCAAGCTTTTGAGCTTGCCTCATTCTCTGAATCAGTTCTGAGGGCGTTTGCTCCTGCCATCGCCGCTTTAAAATCCTTAAAGCCATTAATAACCCATGCGTTTACCCCATCTGGACCATGACCTACTGTTATTCTCCCCATCATGTTTAAACGACCTGCTGGATTATGTTTGCCAATGGCATTTTCATAGGATTCGACCCATTTAGACATATTGTCCACATCTAGCAAATAATACCTTTGAAATGGGTGAGGTTCATTGGCATTTCCATATATGGCCAATCTTGTTCCCATTGCAGAACTAAATCCATCTTTCATGTGCTGGTTGACACGGGTAATAAAAAGACTCCATGTGTCATTATCTCCACCTGCATACATTCCCCCTAAAGCATCTAAACTTCCTGAAAAAACTACTGAATGGGTAAAATTGTTACTGCTATCATTAAAATGATTTTCATACAATCCCACATTTACATTTGCAGGTTTGTGTTTAGAGAAATAGTCGTCGAATAATTTAAAGATTGTAGATACATCTTGGGATTCAACAGAAAAATTATAAACTGTAAAGTGTACATCTTGAGCTTGAGTCTGTAGCCCAAAAAACAGACAAAGAATAAAAACTAAGTTTTTCATAATAAAAGAATATTTTGGTTGATAGTTAATAGACCTAGAAGATACTAAATTAAACCCAAACTAAATGAAAAAAACAATCACAAACCTATTCATTGTGAGCAAGTTTGATTTAGAATTAATTGTTACGGAAAAGATTAATCGGTCAAGTATTCCTTAACATATAAAACTAAGTCATTACCATGTAGGTTTTTGGCAATAACTTTTCCTTCAGAATTTAATAAGAAATTAGCCGGTATCGTTTGTAGTCGCACCTCTTTCATTAAAGGTGAATCGTCTCCAGCTAAATGAGAAGCATGGATCCAATGAGCCGCATTATCTGTTTTTATTGCATTTTCCCAACCCTTAAGGCTATTCTCCAATCCATAGGCAACAATTTGGAAACCTTTATTATTAAATTCCTTCCAAAGAGGCAGTAATATTTCTCGATTTTCTTTTCTACAAGGTGCACACCATGATGCCCAAATATCAATGAGGGTTAATTTTTCCCCCAATACTTTATTTATGGTAATAGTGTCCTGAGATAATAGGGGTAATGCGGAATTTGGAAATGTGTCCCCCACCATTAATGGAAGGTTATTTTTATCACCTTTTTTACAAAGTTCAAAAACCCATGGGTTTTCTATTGAAGATTCCTTCCATTTTTCGCATTGATCGACCAACAATTCAGGAATTCGCTCATAATCTTTTTCTGGGCTTACCCATCGGACTCCGACCATAGCAACATAGAACTGATCCGTTTTGGCAGAAAAGTCTATCATATACTCTTTATAATTGGCAATAGCTTTTTCTTTTAAAAGCAATTGTGAGCCTTCTTCAACCTTCCAATGTCTTCCCTTTAAAAATTTGTTGTAGGCTTCAAATTTTAAATCACGTAATTCTGCAATTTGTTTATTTAATTCTGATGGGTTCAGGAAGGAAAAATTTTTCTGAAACGATTTTGCCGAGCTTTCAATTTGAATATTATCGCCATTTTGCCAAACTATCGGCATATAATTTGAGGATTCTAAATCTGTATTTTGTAACTTTTTTGCTGATTCACCTGGGGTTTGAACTACTATTTCTAGTAAAGTTGGTACAATGGCATTTGGTAAATTTTTAAATTCAAAACTTCCATCTAGCTTCACTTCAGATGAGTCTAAAACAGTTCCAAAATAAGAGGAGGCAACATCCCAGAGACTTTCAGGTTTAATTAAATAAACAGTGTAATTAGTATTTTCTGTTTCTGTAAGCTTTCCTGAAATCATTGTTCTTGAATTGCAAGCTGAAAAAAATGCTATTATAAAAACTAGAAGAAAATGCTTGAAACCTGTTTTTAAGACCATTAGAGAAAATAATAAACAAAAAAACCCGCATATAGTTTGCGGGTTTCTCGTGGTACCTCCAGGAATCGAACCAGGGACACACGGATTTTCAGTCCGTTGCTCTACCAACTGAGCTAAGGTACCTTCGAAGTGATTCTTATCACATCTTCTCTTAACGAGCGTGCAAATATATATGCTAATTTAAAAAACACAAAAGGAATTTCTAAAAATTTGGTTTTGTAAATTTGAGCACACTAAATTATTTATGAATCTAGTAGTAGATGTAGGAAATTCCGCTGTTAAATTGGCCGTATTCGATAATGGGGAACTTATTGAAAAAATTCGATGCGAATATTCCCAATTTTCGTTAGAAATTGAGAACCTTTTAAAATTGCATCGACGTATTTCAGCTTGTATTAGTTCAAATGTGGGCAATATGCAAATCGAACAAATTTTGGAAGATTTGCAAGACATATCCCATTTGAAGTTAAGTTCTCTATTAAAATTCCCATTTACAATTAAGTATAAAACTCCTGAAACCTTGGGTGTCGACCGTCTTGCATTGACCACGGCTGCATTTTATGCATATCCTAATAAAGATGTATTGGTAATCGACGCAGGGACTTGTATAACTTTTGATTTTATAAATAGTTCAGGCCAATATTTGGGAGGGAGTATTTCACCTGGCCTTAAAATGAGATATCAATCACTTAATCATTTTACTGCAAAACTTCCATTGTTAACTAAAAAACAACCAGAAAGTTTTATTGGTCAATCAACTGTCGAAGCCATACATGTAGGTGTTGTTTGCGGTACTGTTGCAGAAATAGATGGAATGATTCAGAGATTTACTGAAGAATATCCATATTTAACAGTTATTTTAACAGGGGGTGACAGCAATTTTTTGTCAAACCAATTAAAAAATAGCATCTTTGCGAACTCTAATTTTCTTTTGGAGGGTTTAAACCACATTTTGGATTTTAATAGGACGTAATGATCAAGAAACTGATCCTAGTAGTTTTTAGCTTATTTTTTTATTCTTCATTTGCTCAACAAAGTACCGCTTCGCCATACTCGTTTTATGGTATCGGATCCTTAAAATTTAAGGGAACTGTTGAAAACAGAAGTATGGGGGGAATTAGTGTTTTTACAGATAGTATACATTTGAACCTTCAAAACCCTGCATCTTTTGTAGGCCCTAACCTCGAAATGTGGAATAATGAGAGTAGACCAGTAAAATTTAGTGTTGGGGGGAGTTACTCTAGTTCTAGGCTGAAATCTCAAAGTTCTACAGCTGATGCTAATGCCACTACTTTTGATTACCTAGCGTTGAATTTTCCAGCGGGTCGTCTTGGTTTTGCTTTAGGACTTATGCCGCACAGTGCAGTTGGTTACAAGCTTGAAACGATAGATGGAGACCGATTAACCAATCGGTATGTTGGTGAGGGTGGTTTGAACAAAGCTTTTTTGGGAGTTGGTTATAACATTA belongs to Aegicerativicinus sediminis and includes:
- a CDS encoding type III pantothenate kinase, with amino-acid sequence MNLVVDVGNSAVKLAVFDNGELIEKIRCEYSQFSLEIENLLKLHRRISACISSNVGNMQIEQILEDLQDISHLKLSSLLKFPFTIKYKTPETLGVDRLALTTAAFYAYPNKDVLVIDAGTCITFDFINSSGQYLGGSISPGLKMRYQSLNHFTAKLPLLTKKQPESFIGQSTVEAIHVGVVCGTVAEIDGMIQRFTEEYPYLTVILTGGDSNFLSNQLKNSIFANSNFLLEGLNHILDFNRT
- a CDS encoding carboxypeptidase-like regulatory domain-containing protein — its product is MKKLYLIFFYFISIATYSQEYHSQVIDSKTKEPLAYATIKFGKNQGVITNEEGVFGFVLKKKPQATDSLTVSYMGYNSKNYALADPLPNTLELIENTINLEQVFLTDNPLTAEEVIEKVKERLDKNYNKDFTSRKFFIRKSELNNLDNIDFDIKESTITELNQQLFNELGAKIPKQSNYYREMAGTAYGNYSKLKLDIGKGAELYDKNKDLTADGVLEKLQQIFKENVKSSSYLKIKSGIIGTKVDVDELEEDFNEELEEKLDTTPPKPNDNFYNSVKGQISKLYNALFLNEDAQFDVLEKDNRYRFTKTGFSTINDNPVYIINFEPKGSKDYSGTMYIDVQDFGIVRLDFKNVKRLSNFNLFGIVYRRIRYEGKMLFSKDENGKYNPKYLELVEGSYFKVDRPLKVIEKNKKVSGPRKQNELSMDLLIDGRQTSKYELVVFDQETISSSEYEGITPEKIFMPTYMPAYDPNFWNGFTIMEPNKAIQGFKVEE
- a CDS encoding glycoside hydrolase family 16 protein, encoding MIRLLFFYACFFGGIICYLLGFNGMLDDKIPLKVEELNRIGDKVETFNLVWADEFEMDGAPDKTKWGFNIGNGSNGWGNNESQYYTDRLDNAKIDNGHLVITAKKEAINNFDYSSARMLTKDKFEFTHGKIEIRAKLPNGGGTWPAFWLLGANVDEVGWPKCGEIDIMEHVGNNLNTVQSAIHTPSSFGNTSNLGGQNIDNVSGEFHIYTLEWTNEELIFAVDNNVHYTYNPSEINDKTWPFNEDMFIILNIAMGGNLGGKIDPEFKEAKMLIDYVRVYQK
- the bglX gene encoding beta-glucosidase BglX; this translates as MKIISRFIIVVLLSISTSSFAFKAKENLHKADSTDNKTVNIIETKIDSLLGIMTLEEKIGQMNQYTGFWDVTGPAPKEGSAATKYDDLRKGLIGSMLNVTGAEQVRALQKIAVEETRLGIPLIIGFDVIHGYKTVSPIPLAESASWDLEAIKKSAEVAALEAAASGINWTFAPMVDISRDPRWGRVMEGAGEDTYLGSKIGVARVMGFQGDDLSSKRTIAACAKHFAGYGFAESGKDYNTVDVGTSTLFNIILPPFKAASDAGVATFMNSFNELNGIPATGNSFLQRDILKGKWNFDGFVVSDWGSIMEMLNHRYVATGKDAAELALLAGSDMDMESHLYIEHIADLVENNEVSIGLIDDAVKRILRIKFQLGLFDDPYRYCDPNFEKETIGSRPVQDAVLDMAKKSIVLLKNEGNILPLEKSGLNVLVVGQLARDKTSPLGNWRLGADNGTAVSLLEGLQKYDGNNYTFIEGPKMFDEEFSFPKEIKINNNDLSGLQEVISAARNADVVLLAFGEHAFQSGEGRSQSHISLPGVQQEAMEEIYKANKNVVLLLHNGRPLAIDWADKNIPGILDVWQLGTQSGNAIAEVIYGDYNPSGKLPMTFPKSVGQIPVYYNHKSTGRPKLPAPDEVFWSHYTDIDNEPLYPFGYGLSYTTFSYSNLNVDKVEKNKVTVSFEIKNTGKREGREVAQLYIQDVVGSVTRPVRELKGFELVNLKSNETKKVTIQLTENELGFYNNDGNFIVEPGDFKVFVGGSSNTQLEGAFKLD
- a CDS encoding TlpA family protein disulfide reductase, coding for MISGKLTETENTNYTVYLIKPESLWDVASSYFGTVLDSSEVKLDGSFEFKNLPNAIVPTLLEIVVQTPGESAKKLQNTDLESSNYMPIVWQNGDNIQIESSAKSFQKNFSFLNPSELNKQIAELRDLKFEAYNKFLKGRHWKVEEGSQLLLKEKAIANYKEYMIDFSAKTDQFYVAMVGVRWVSPEKDYERIPELLVDQCEKWKESSIENPWVFELCKKGDKNNLPLMVGDTFPNSALPLLSQDTITINKVLGEKLTLIDIWASWCAPCRKENREILLPLWKEFNNKGFQIVAYGLENSLKGWENAIKTDNAAHWIHASHLAGDDSPLMKEVRLQTIPANFLLNSEGKVIAKNLHGNDLVLYVKEYLTD